TGCTTCGCTCTATACCATCACCAATGATTAAGAACATTACATCAGGATGCTTTTTTGTATCGAGCAACCGGGCTGCTTCCATTATTTGCATGCAGTGGTCCATCACCCCCAGTGAACCAGCATACACTACTAATTTTTTTCCGCGGTAAGCTGCCGGCATTGGCGCATTGGCAAATGGTGCAAAAAACTGGGTATCGCAGGCATTGGGCACCACCACAATATTTTTGTAATGAAACCGGTTGTAGATATCCGCCTTCATGCCTTCGGAACAGGCTACAATGAGATGCGCATTTTTATAACACAAATGCTCAAACCAATACGACAGCTTGATAAGCAATTTATTCTTCAACACACCAAGTTGCACCGAACCTTCGGGCCACATATCCCGTACTTCAAAAACGAATTTTTTGCGCCGGATTTTTTTGGCCACCAAACCCAAAAAACCAACGGTAATAGGGCCTGAAGATGCTACTGCTACATCGTACCGCAACCGAAATACATAGTATACCGCCAGCACGATGTATTGCAAAAACCGAAAAATACGCTTTAGCGTACTGTCCTTATTGGACTGTGGCACATTGAGCACAATGACATCGATACCATCAATGGCAAAATGCTGACGCCAACCTTTAAATGCTTCAATATCGCTTTTATCGTAAGGCGATGTAATAACGGTTACTTCATGCCCTTCATCTACCCAGCGGCGACACATCTCATACACACGTGTACTCCACCCACCTTTTGTGGTGCCGAAGTATTGGTAGAAATAGATGATTCGCAATTTTTCTGAATGCATAAACAGGAGCTGGAATTTACAATGAAGGAAGCTGAAGTAATTCGCCTACTTTATAATCATCTGCATTATTTAAGAACGGACCATGGGCGCCTTCCGGGAACATGGTGATTTCGCCAAAGAAAATGCGATCGTCGTGCAAATACAAATCCACCCTGGCGAATAAAAAATCCTTACTAAGTTTTCTAACCACTTCCAGCATTTCGTTGAGCTGTGCTGGCTTGGGTACCTCTTCTTTGGCAATGGCATAACAAATGCTGAAATCGAGTTTCTGCCAGTTGATATCGTAGTACGCCCTTTCATGTTTGGTAAAACGGCCAATGTCAATTTGCACAAAAGCTGGCTCACCATTGAAGCAGAAAAACTTATAATCTTCAATATTGTACCGCAGAAAAGACTCACACAAAATAGCTGGCGGAATGTTTTTATACTGATACTCCCGGCTCAGATAAAAGGCATTATAACCCAACCAACGATTGAACTTTTTTCTCGTTAGTGCAATATCTAACGTTTGCTTATTGGTGCATACCACATTCCAGCCAGAACCGTGGTTTGTTTTCAATACAAACTTTTCTGGCAATTGCTCAAAGGGGATTTCTGTAGCCGTGTTGTACACGCCCAACACGGGTATCAGGTATTGTTCACCTATTTTTTCTTTTACATATTCCCGCACTGCTACCTTATCCGCCACCAATGTGCCCAAAGGGTTTTGATGATGCATTTTCAGGTAATTGAGCTTCTCATTGAAAGAACGTGGATGCTCTAAATTCATGTCGTAAAATGGAGCATTAAATCTTCTAAAAGTGAGGTATGTGGTAAGAATATGGAAATGCTTATCCGGCAGTAGTATGAATACATACCGGCAAAGCAAATAGTAAATATGACGTAAGAAATCTTTCATGTGCTTGAACTTATTTTCCCGAATACTGATCAATCAATTGATGATACTTATCCGCAATCTTTTTCATATTCACTTCGTAATTGGCATACGATTCAATAAAAGCACGGTTATCATTCACTGCCTTTGATAATACTTCGGGTTGATGATAGAGTGTGCTGATTTTATTTGCCAATGAAGCACTGTCGTTTACAGGAATCAATTGTCCGTTATCACCATTGCGAACCCAATACCTGTTGCCAGGCAAATCTGTTACCAATGGATAACAACCAGCAGCCATGGCTTCAAACAAGGATGCACTCACCCCTTCTGTCATGGGCATGCTTACATAAAAGGTGCTGCTGGCCAAATACAAAGGCAAATCATGATTGTGAATGCGGCCCAGAAATTTCACTTCCTGCTGTAATCCCAATGCAGTTACATACGCTTCCAATTCCTGTCGCATTACACCATCACCAACAATGAGCCATTCCAGTGCTATCCCTGCTTTTTTGATGGTTGCTGCTGCATCAAAAATCACTTTGTGGCAATACACCCATGTAAGGCTTCGGGTAACAATTACCCGCACGGGCTGCTGTTGTTTTTGTGCGATTGTGGTGAACTGAAACTTACGTAAATCAATGCCCTTCGGCATCACCATTACTTTTTGCATATCTGTGCCCACACGTTGCATGTGCTCTGCCATTACAGGTCCCCAGGCATGCAGCACATCGGCATTGGTAAATGCTTTTCGTTGCAAACGCTTTTTAAGGGGAATGAGGATAGAACCTACAGGAAACAAATCGGTAACGCCTTGTTGTGCCACGGCTACGGGATGCACACCACTTACAGCTGCTAAATACCCGTAACTGGTAGTGCGTTCGGCAATGACCATGTCTGGTTTTTCTTGCTTTATTTTTTTACGCACCTGCAAAGGACCAATAAACAGGAACTCTAAAAACCGAAAGATTTTTTTCCAGCCGCCGCCTTCTCCTTTCAATTCATAACTCACAATATCAAAATCGCCAAACTCTTTCAGGCCATTGATCCACGTTTGTGCATCAGCCCGATAGACTTCTCCCAAAAACAATATTTTCCTTTTGTTAATTGCCATAGGTGTGTAATTGGGTGTCAGGTTTTCAAAATGTGTTTGTACGTGTTCATCACCGCATATATCGCCGATTCTTCTGAGAAAAACTGCTGCACAAACTGTTGCAACCGTTTTGCTTTTACAGCGGCTGCTTCGGGGTGCATCAATACATGCCCGATAGCATTGGCCAATGCCGTGCTATCCGACGAAGGCACCAGCCAGCCATTTTCCTGATTTACTACCGCAGAAGCCTGACCAACATCGGTACATACTACAGCGCATCCTGCCAATCCGTATTCAATCAATGTAAGTGGCAGTCCTTCGCTGGCAGAACTCAACACCGCCACATCTGCAATTTGATAGAATGCAAAAGGATTGGGCTGAGATCCCATCAATAAAACGGTTTCTGTTAGGCCAGCTGTATCAATAGCCGCCTGCAGTTGTTGTTGGTATTGCGCATCATTGGTGCCGCCAATACAATATACCAGAAGGTTGGGTATTTCGGCACTCAATTGCTGAATGGCCCCAATCAAATTCAAATGATCTTTTTGTGGCCTGAGATTGGCACTCATCACAATCAATTTCCTACCCTCTGGTTTGCTCACTTTTTCTGTTGCTGTTACATCCAGCTTTACAGAAAAATTGTAGAGCAACTGAATTTTGTGCCGCGGCACACGCAAATGCTTCCGGTTGTTTTCCACCAGTTGTTGCGAAACACAAAACACATGATCGAACAACGAAGAAAAAATTTTGTACGGATAATGTCGTTTGCCATCGGCACGTATCGGCAATCCATAGTGGTCGTGCCAAACCAGCATAAAACTGGAGAAAGGTTCAAGAATAGCCGGATAGAGAAACGAAGTAGAATGGGCATGCACAATATCTACTGCATTACGTATAAAATAACTGCGCAACCGAAACAGTGCCTTGATGTCAAATGCGCCTTTTTTTTGCAACACAAACAGTTTTACCGCAGGGTCTACTCTTGCCTCCAGCGCCCCGGTATGACGGGTAACAACCAGATGAGAAGTTACACCTTCTATTCTGCTCAGCGCATTGGCCATATTGACTGCCACTACTTCGGCGCCACCGGTATC
The Phnomibacter ginsenosidimutans genome window above contains:
- a CDS encoding ATP-grasp fold amidoligase family protein yields the protein MKDFLRHIYYLLCRYVFILLPDKHFHILTTYLTFRRFNAPFYDMNLEHPRSFNEKLNYLKMHHQNPLGTLVADKVAVREYVKEKIGEQYLIPVLGVYNTATEIPFEQLPEKFVLKTNHGSGWNVVCTNKQTLDIALTRKKFNRWLGYNAFYLSREYQYKNIPPAILCESFLRYNIEDYKFFCFNGEPAFVQIDIGRFTKHERAYYDINWQKLDFSICYAIAKEEVPKPAQLNEMLEVVRKLSKDFLFARVDLYLHDDRIFFGEITMFPEGAHGPFLNNADDYKVGELLQLPSL
- a CDS encoding glycosyltransferase family 4 protein, whose product is MAINKRKILFLGEVYRADAQTWINGLKEFGDFDIVSYELKGEGGGWKKIFRFLEFLFIGPLQVRKKIKQEKPDMVIAERTTSYGYLAAVSGVHPVAVAQQGVTDLFPVGSILIPLKKRLQRKAFTNADVLHAWGPVMAEHMQRVGTDMQKVMVMPKGIDLRKFQFTTIAQKQQQPVRVIVTRSLTWVYCHKVIFDAAATIKKAGIALEWLIVGDGVMRQELEAYVTALGLQQEVKFLGRIHNHDLPLYLASSTFYVSMPMTEGVSASLFEAMAAGCYPLVTDLPGNRYWVRNGDNGQLIPVNDSASLANKISTLYHQPEVLSKAVNDNRAFIESYANYEVNMKKIADKYHQLIDQYSGK
- a CDS encoding glycosyltransferase codes for the protein MVVAQIIDSLDTGGAEVVAVNMANALSRIEGVTSHLVVTRHTGALEARVDPAVKLFVLQKKGAFDIKALFRLRSYFIRNAVDIVHAHSTSFLYPAILEPFSSFMLVWHDHYGLPIRADGKRHYPYKIFSSLFDHVFCVSQQLVENNRKHLRVPRHKIQLLYNFSVKLDVTATEKVSKPEGRKLIVMSANLRPQKDHLNLIGAIQQLSAEIPNLLVYCIGGTNDAQYQQQLQAAIDTAGLTETVLLMGSQPNPFAFYQIADVAVLSSASEGLPLTLIEYGLAGCAVVCTDVGQASAVVNQENGWLVPSSDSTALANAIGHVLMHPEAAAVKAKRLQQFVQQFFSEESAIYAVMNTYKHILKT